One region of Microbacterium sufflavum genomic DNA includes:
- a CDS encoding TetR/AcrR family transcriptional regulator → MAATATRSRENTRARLLDAAAQVFAEVGLEGASVEAVCERAGFTRGAFYSNFDSKDELFLMLAARVADARVAAVRTRVEQMRAEGELGDGCDPTDLVQQIMELGSDDRLGVMLMSEIRIRALRDPAFGEAYLAQEREMVGSIARIVEDIVEAGSLRLRLPATDAARMLMIIWEGMTVRGAMAGRDDAELRHSGGEELGRLVELLVES, encoded by the coding sequence ATGGCGGCAACGGCCACGCGCAGCCGTGAGAACACGAGGGCGCGCCTGCTCGACGCGGCGGCGCAGGTGTTCGCCGAGGTGGGCCTGGAGGGGGCGTCGGTCGAGGCGGTCTGCGAGCGCGCGGGCTTCACGCGCGGTGCGTTCTACTCCAACTTCGACTCCAAGGACGAGCTGTTCCTGATGCTCGCCGCGCGGGTGGCCGATGCCCGCGTGGCCGCGGTGCGCACGCGCGTCGAGCAGATGCGCGCGGAGGGCGAGCTCGGCGACGGGTGCGACCCGACCGACCTCGTGCAGCAGATCATGGAGCTCGGCAGCGACGACCGGCTCGGCGTGATGCTCATGAGCGAGATCCGCATCCGCGCGCTGCGCGATCCCGCGTTCGGTGAGGCCTATCTGGCGCAGGAGCGCGAGATGGTCGGCAGCATCGCCCGGATCGTGGAGGACATCGTCGAGGCCGGGTCACTGCGGCTGCGCCTGCCCGCGACCGACGCCGCGCGCATGCTCATGATCATCTGGGAGGGCATGACCGTGCGCGGAGCGATGGCCGGCCGCGACGACGCCGAGCTGCGCCACTCCGGCGGCGAGGAGCTCGGTCGCCTCGTGGAACTGCTCGTCGAGTCCTAG
- a CDS encoding o-succinylbenzoate synthase, protein MIPPLAELLDTARVVALPMHTRFRGVDTREALLFEGPEGWAEFSPFVEYDDAEAATWLAAAIDYAWRAQPAPVRDRIGVNATVPAVEPGRVPEVLARFPGCRTAKVKVAEPGQLLADDVARVRAVREAMGPEGRVRIDANGLWNVDEAEHAVHALAEYDLEYVEQPCATVPELAELRTRVKYMGIPVAADESIRKSDDPLAVARAGAADIVVIKAQPLRGVTHALQIVTAAGLPAVVSSALDTAVGLSQGAALAAALPSLGFDCGLGTGSLFLDDVADLRPVDGAIPVGRVTPDADALTRLAAADERREWWLARLARCHHELATRNPG, encoded by the coding sequence ATGATCCCTCCGCTCGCAGAACTGCTCGACACGGCCAGGGTCGTCGCCCTCCCGATGCACACCCGGTTCCGCGGCGTCGACACCCGCGAGGCGCTGCTGTTCGAGGGGCCGGAGGGGTGGGCCGAGTTCTCGCCGTTCGTGGAGTACGACGACGCCGAGGCCGCCACGTGGCTCGCCGCCGCGATCGACTACGCCTGGCGCGCGCAACCGGCCCCCGTGCGCGATCGCATCGGCGTGAACGCGACGGTGCCCGCGGTCGAGCCCGGCCGCGTGCCGGAGGTGCTCGCCCGCTTCCCCGGGTGCCGCACCGCGAAGGTCAAGGTCGCCGAGCCGGGACAGCTGCTGGCCGATGACGTCGCCCGGGTCCGCGCCGTCCGCGAGGCCATGGGACCGGAGGGGCGCGTCCGCATCGACGCCAACGGGCTGTGGAACGTGGACGAGGCCGAGCACGCGGTGCACGCCCTGGCGGAGTACGACCTGGAGTACGTCGAGCAGCCGTGCGCGACCGTGCCCGAGCTGGCCGAACTGCGCACCCGCGTGAAGTACATGGGCATCCCGGTGGCCGCCGACGAGAGCATCCGCAAGTCGGACGACCCCCTCGCCGTCGCCCGCGCCGGGGCCGCGGACATCGTCGTGATCAAGGCGCAGCCGCTGAGAGGCGTCACCCACGCGCTGCAGATCGTGACGGCAGCGGGACTCCCGGCGGTCGTGTCCAGCGCGCTCGACACCGCGGTCGGTCTGTCACAGGGCGCCGCGCTGGCGGCCGCGCTGCCCTCACTCGGCTTCGACTGCGGCCTCGGCACGGGCTCGCTGTTCCTCGACGACGTGGCGGACCTCCGCCCGGTCGACGGCGCGATCCCGGTCGGGCGCGTCACCCCGGACGCGGATGCACTCACGCGCCTGGCCGCGGCGGACGAGCGGCGCGAGTGGTGGCTGGCCCGCCTGGCCCGCTGCCACCACGAGCTCGCGACGCGGAACCCGGGCTAG
- a CDS encoding PadR family transcriptional regulator — translation MNETLDTHLQELRRGTVVLACLQLLRTAGYGYGLLEELERRGFATDANTLYPLLRRLEKQEYLTSEWNTDEARPRKFYRTSEAGMRLADTLTDEWRALTAAIASLTTEEN, via the coding sequence ATGAACGAGACGCTCGACACGCACCTGCAGGAACTGCGCCGCGGCACCGTGGTGCTGGCCTGCCTGCAGCTGCTCCGCACGGCGGGCTACGGCTACGGGCTGCTGGAAGAGCTCGAGCGCCGCGGCTTCGCGACCGACGCGAACACGCTGTACCCCCTGCTCCGCCGGCTGGAGAAGCAGGAGTACCTCACGAGCGAGTGGAACACCGACGAGGCACGGCCGCGCAAGTTCTACCGCACCTCGGAGGCCGGCATGCGCCTGGCCGACACCCTCACCGACGAATGGCGCGCGCTCACCGCCGCGATCGCCTCCCTCACCACCGAGGAGAACTGA
- a CDS encoding permease prefix domain 1-containing protein: MTATLTERYISATIRSLPPETQGDVRAELEASIADAVEARIDLGEDPQEAERAALTALGDPGALAAGYADRPLHLIGPRYYLAWWRLLKLLLMIVPVCALGGVALGQTIAGAPVGEVISSAVLATGGTILHVCFWTTLVFVILERSGTDAGMKWDVDQLPEASDDGVGRNELIASLVFLGLAVGALLWDRFRGFVVVDGEALPILDPGLWPWGIGVLFLLIVAEAVFAIVVYRRRGWSTALAVVNTVLAVAFLAWTLTLLLTGDLVNPDFLAHIVAAGGDGFAAGDAEAADEGGIFRILAVLLGFGIALGVGWDIVDGWRKARRQGR; this comes from the coding sequence ATGACCGCCACTCTCACCGAGCGCTACATCAGCGCGACGATCCGCAGTCTGCCGCCCGAGACGCAGGGCGACGTGCGTGCCGAGCTCGAGGCGTCCATCGCCGACGCCGTCGAGGCCCGCATCGACCTGGGGGAGGACCCGCAGGAGGCCGAGCGCGCCGCGCTGACGGCGCTGGGGGATCCCGGAGCCCTCGCCGCGGGATACGCCGACCGCCCGCTGCACCTGATCGGCCCGCGGTACTACCTCGCCTGGTGGCGGCTGCTGAAGCTGCTGCTGATGATCGTGCCGGTCTGCGCGCTCGGCGGCGTGGCGCTCGGACAGACGATCGCGGGAGCCCCGGTCGGCGAGGTGATCTCCAGCGCCGTCCTGGCCACCGGGGGCACCATCCTGCACGTCTGCTTCTGGACCACGCTCGTGTTCGTCATCCTGGAACGGTCGGGCACCGACGCCGGGATGAAGTGGGACGTCGACCAGCTGCCCGAGGCGTCGGACGACGGCGTCGGCCGCAACGAGCTGATCGCCTCGCTCGTGTTCCTCGGGCTCGCGGTGGGCGCCCTGCTCTGGGATCGGTTCCGCGGCTTCGTGGTGGTCGACGGCGAGGCACTGCCCATCCTCGACCCCGGTCTGTGGCCGTGGGGGATCGGTGTGCTGTTCCTCCTCATCGTCGCCGAGGCCGTGTTCGCGATCGTCGTCTACCGTCGCCGCGGGTGGAGCACCGCGCTCGCCGTGGTGAACACGGTCCTCGCCGTGGCCTTCCTCGCCTGGACCCTGACCCTGCTCCTCACCGGCGACCTGGTGAACCCGGACTTCCTCGCGCACATCGTCGCGGCGGGCGGCGACGGATTCGCCGCCGGTGACGCCGAGGCCGCCGACGAGGGCGGGATCTTCCGCATCCTCGCCGTGCTGCTCGGATTCGGCATCGCACTGGGCGTCGGCTGGGACATCGTCGACGGCTGGCGCAAGGCACGCCGACAGGGGCGTTGA